A part of Thermococcus sp. genomic DNA contains:
- the tnpA gene encoding IS200/IS605 family transposase, producing the protein MKPESPRIKRTRHAKHFITYHFVWIPKYRRDILTGKVAERLKEMLKEYSEEIGCEVIALEVMPDHVHVFLQAKPNLSPAQIVNHLKGKTARKLLQEFPELRSKTTHGRLWSRSYFVASVGYITDEIIKHYVETQWERELKRRGA; encoded by the coding sequence ATGAAGCCAGAATCACCAAGAATCAAAAGAACAAGACACGCAAAACACTTCATAACCTACCACTTCGTCTGGATACCAAAATACCGGAGGGACATCCTCACCGGAAAAGTCGCTGAAAGGCTCAAAGAAATGCTCAAAGAATACTCAGAAGAAATCGGGTGTGAAGTCATTGCACTCGAAGTAATGCCAGACCACGTTCACGTCTTCCTCCAAGCGAAACCCAACCTCTCACCAGCCCAAATAGTGAACCACTTGAAGGGTAAGACGGCAAGAAAACTCCTCCAAGAATTTCCAGAGTTGAGAAGCAAGACGACTCACGGGAGACTCTGGTCTCGTTCTTATTTTGTCGCCTCAGTTGGCTACATAACGGACGAGATTATCAAACACTACGTTGAAACCCAATGGGAGCGTGAGTTGAAACGAAGAGGAGCGTAA
- a CDS encoding DUF2334 domain-containing protein: MKKAVPILVILVFVSSSSLSSPAYLPDLDHLVILVHDVSPAYYSQLRQLTEIIDSYGLQNETYLFVIPNHGGEMPINRYPEFVSFLRNLSAEGYRIGLHGYDHLGNEFDCNSSTAEIKLELGLRTLEESSLPEPHYFIAPRYSLSGNALRVLIARNFTVIGRDFLYSPGGEVPILNREYTWYMPSFLLPYQLTSAEESYLNCRCTFFLSIHPKAVNNDAGLEFLREFLAFAVHDKKGEEVREG; encoded by the coding sequence ATGAAGAAGGCCGTTCCCATACTCGTGATTCTTGTCTTCGTATCTTCCTCATCCCTCTCCAGCCCTGCCTACCTTCCAGACCTCGATCATCTGGTAATCCTCGTCCATGACGTAAGCCCCGCTTACTACTCCCAGCTCAGGCAGCTGACGGAGATAATTGACTCCTACGGTCTGCAGAACGAGACGTACCTCTTTGTAATACCCAATCACGGTGGGGAGATGCCCATCAACCGCTACCCTGAATTTGTTTCATTCCTCCGGAACCTCAGCGCCGAGGGCTATCGCATCGGGCTTCACGGCTACGACCACTTGGGTAATGAGTTCGACTGCAACTCTAGTACAGCTGAGATAAAGCTTGAGCTCGGCCTTAGAACCCTTGAGGAGTCTTCCCTGCCCGAACCTCACTACTTTATAGCCCCTCGCTACTCCCTCTCTGGCAACGCCCTTCGGGTTCTTATAGCTAGAAACTTCACGGTTATAGGCCGGGATTTCCTGTATTCCCCCGGCGGAGAAGTCCCAATACTCAACAGGGAGTACACGTGGTATATGCCCTCCTTCCTTCTCCCATATCAACTGACCAGTGCCGAGGAGAGCTACCTGAACTGCCGTTGTACGTTCTTCCTCTCGATTCACCCGAAGGCCGTGAACAACGACGCCGGACTGGAGTTCTTGAGGGAGTTTTTAGCCTTCGCCGTGCATGATAAAAAGGGGGAGGAAGTGAGAGAAGGATAG